TTTGACGGATCTATCTTCACAAACTCAGCAAAAGTTTGTGGAGTATACTTTTTCCCTTCAAAAACAAATTCTTTTTCATTCTTTCCTAAATAAACATCCAACACTCCTTCAATTGCTTGTTTCCATCTTGGACTTAGTTCTCCTGCAGGGTTCTTTATGTAAGTATTTAACATACTTTTTAAAACCGCTATCATTTCCGAATGATTATGTCTATCTACTCCTAATTCTAATCCCGTAAAGGTTTGTTCAGGAACCAACCCATACTTTCTAACAGCATTAATTACATCATGTGCTAAACCTCCCTCACTAAATTGCGCTTTTCCCTGACGGTATAAATAATTATTCGCTTTTTCTGAATATGTATTCCTTACTGTATACATCTCTGATAAATCAATTTGTTTACCTGTTAACCTAATGATTTCAGATTCTAAAAAAGAAGTTGTAGAAAAACTCCAACAAGTTCCAGTTCTTCCTTGACTTTTTACTTGTGTATTTTCAATATCTTTTATGGTTTTGAATTGATATTCTTGAGCTACCGAACAAAACCCTACCATAGCAGCAATAGCAGTTATAATAAATTGCTTCATTATTATTTTATTTGTGTTTTTTGAATGAGCAATTTAAGTTTTTTACACCTTATAAAAAGTTAAAGTGACTAAAAATCCATTATCAGCCCAATTCTAGGTAAAATTCTACCAGATGTATTTTCTATTTCTTCCAAAACATATCGATTCGAATCATTAGGATCAACTACTCTTGTTCCATCTGGGTTCTCGGTTGGTAATAAAAAGGCTTGTTGCTCGGTACTACTTGCGTACAAATTTTGAATATCTAGATATAGATTAATAGACCATTTCTTCAAGAACCAAGTTTTATCCACCCTAACATCTAATTGTGTATACGTTGAAAACCTTTCTTGATTTAATCGAGTATAATCTAAAACCCCTCCGTTTCTAACATTATATGTTTCTATTAAAGAAGATGCACTCTCATCATAAGGTGTATACGGTCTTCCTCCCACCAACCTAAACCTTGCTCCTACTTCCCAATTCTTATTTAATTTCTTACCACCAGTTACAGTTAATAAATGTCTGTTATCCCATGTG
The sequence above is a segment of the Tenacibaculum sp. 190130A14a genome. Coding sequences within it:
- a CDS encoding aminopeptidase C, with amino-acid sequence MKQFIITAIAAMVGFCSVAQEYQFKTIKDIENTQVKSQGRTGTCWSFSTTSFLESEIIRLTGKQIDLSEMYTVRNTYSEKANNYLYRQGKAQFSEGGLAHDVINAVRKYGLVPEQTFTGLELGVDRHNHSEMIAVLKSMLNTYIKNPAGELSPRWKQAIEGVLDVYLGKNEKEFVFEGKKYTPQTFAEFVKIDPSNYITISSFGHAKKYEKFILNIPDNFSNGAFYNVTLDELTSITKEAIEKGYTIELDCDVSEKTFSSKAGVAVIPASSFENEKALKEIVKEKNITEEYRQSEFENFNTTDDHLMHIVGLVKDQKGNTYFKVKNSWGQNQGNKGYVYMSIPYFKLKTISVLLHKDALSKEVKDKLKVK